A single region of the Malus sylvestris chromosome 8, drMalSylv7.2, whole genome shotgun sequence genome encodes:
- the LOC126632678 gene encoding uncharacterized protein LOC126632678 isoform X1: MQRAPATIEEQLLLKAIKEECPWESLPKRLQVTLSSKEEWHRRVIEHCIKKRLPWNTCFARKVCKESEYYEDMMRYLRRNLALFPYHLAEYVCRVMRVSPFRYYCDMIFEVMRNEQPYDSIPNFSAADALRLTGIGRNEFIDIMNKCRSKKIMWKLNKSIAKELLPTQPVDFTIEPWWGICLVNFTLEEFKKLSEEETATIDKICKEEANSYILFDPDIIKGLHQRGLVYFDVPVYPDDRFKVSRLEGFVSNREQSYEDPIEELLYAVFVVSSEYATVAELATTLQADLSQLQAAASFACRLGWAVKVFDPASVLQDTSLPGSPRNSLSEEDTSGRSTSSANMFADGEASLQGDVSGTENSLHDRVAFVVDANITSYLMMGSVSPGLKSHAVTLYEAGKLGHTSITDLCKDLSTLEGTKFEGELQEFANHAFSLRCVLECLQSGGAATDVKTEEVCKNMDMMVSNNDAATLIADISDVTLTKKSEHLATHEVDVDDDISVKSGIPQEGSVLAEPATDRGSDEILIGTLSEDITSLTEVPKPDLNLQNNEKPIHAKGLDVGTEILKKKKKFRVDILRCESLASLATATLDRLFRRDYDIVVSMIPLPPSSVLPGPAGPINFGPPSYSCMTPWMKLVLYSNVACGPLSVVLMKGQCLRLLPAPLAGCEKALLWSWDGSTIGGLGGKFEGNLVKGSVLLHCLNSLLKYSAVLVQPLSRYDLDESGRIITMDIPLPLKNSDGSVACIGEELELSEKESSKLNSLLCDMANKIELWTVGYIRLLKLYKERDSEHFAPDDEKYEWVPLSVEFGMPLFSPKLCNNICKRVVSSQLLQKDLLTEHHDAMQSLRKRLRDVCAEYQATGSAAKLLYQKEQSKDFSRHLMNYASGRWNPLVDPSSPISGASSEHQRLKLANRHRSRAEVLSFDGSILRSYALAPVYEAATRPVEEAPPVSTTKVEEEEADSREVVLPGVNLVFDGSELHPFEIGACLQARQPVSLIAEAAAASATLQQSRGS, encoded by the exons ATGCAGCGCGCTCCGGCAACGATCGAGGAACAGTTGTTACTGAAAGCAATCAAAGAAGAATGCCCGTGGGAGAGTCTCCCGAAACGGCTTCAAGTCACTTTGTCTTCCAAAGAAGAATGGCACCGAAG GGTAATTGAACATTGCATAAAGAAACGACTCCCATGGAACACTTGTTTTGCTCGGAAAGTGTGCAAAGAAAGTGAATATTATGAAGACATGATGCGGTACTTGCGAAGGAATTTAGCA CTATTTCCCTATCACCTTGCGGAGTATGTTTGCCGTGTAATGAGGGTATCCCCCTTCAGATATTACTGCGATATGATTTTTGAAGTTATGAGAAATG AACAACCTTACGACAGCATCCCCAATTTTAGTGCTGCAGATGCCTTGCGCCTTACAGGGATAGGGAGAAATGAATTTATTGATATAATGAACAAGTGCAGATCTAAG AAAATTATGTGGAAGCTGAACAAGTCAATTGCAAAAGAACTTTTACCTACACAACCTGTGGATTTTACAATTGAACCGTGGTGGGGAATTTGTCTTGTGAATTTCACACTGGAAGAATTTAAG AAACTCTCGGAGGAGGAAACAGCAACAATAGATAAAATATGTAAAGAGGAAGCAAATTCATATATTCTCTTCGATCCAGATATTATTAAAGGTCTTCACCAACGAGGATTAGTATACTTTGATGTCCCTGTATATCCGGATGACCGTTTTAAAG TTTCCAGGCTCGAAGGATTTGTTTCGAACAGGGAGCAATCCTATGAAGATCCTATAGAGGA GTTACTATATGCAGTTTTTGTTGTTTCAAGCGAGTATGCAACTGTTGCTGAACTGGCAACAACATTACAGGCTGACCTTTCACAGCTGCAGGCTGCTGCATCTTTTGCATGTCGATTGGGATGGGCGGTAAAAGTATTTGATCCAGCATCTGTGCTTCAAGATACAAGTTTACCTGGATCTCCTAGAAACAGTCTCAGTGAAGAAGATACTTCTGGTCGTAGTACAAGCTCAGCAAATATGTTTGCTGATGGTGAAGCTAGTCTACAAGGAGATGTTTCGGGGACGGAAAACTCTTTGCATGATCGTGTTGCATTTGTTGTTGATGCGAACATAACATCCTATCTTATGATGGGGTCTGTCTCACCAg gCTTGAAATCGCATGCTGTGACACTGTATGAAGCAGGAAAGTTGGGTCATACTAGTATTACAGATCTTTGTAAGGATCTGAGTACGCTAGAGGGGACAAAATTTGAAGGAGAACTACAGGAATTTGCAAATCATGCATTTAGCCTCCGTTGTGTTTTGGAATGCCTTCAATCAGGAGGAGCTGCAACTGATGTGAAAACAGAAGAAGTTTGCAAGAACATGGATATGATGGTATCAAACAATGATGCGGCCACACTCATAGCTGACATATCTGATGTCACCTTGACTAAGAAATCAGAACACTTAGCTACACATGAAGTTGATGTCGATGATGATATTTCTGTGAAATCAGGAATACCTCAGGAAGGTTCTGTTTTGGCTGAACCTGCTACGGATAGAGGAAGTGATGAAATATTAATTGGTACATTATCAGAAGATATCACCAGCTTAACTGAAGTCCCTAAACCAGACTTGAATCTCCAGAATAATGAGAAACCGATACATGCTAAAGGGTTAGATGTTGGAACAGAaattttaaagaagaaaaagaaattccGAGTGGATATCCTTCGCTGTGAAAGCTTGGCGTCTCTTGCAACAGCAACGTTAGATCGGTTGTTTCGTCGTGACTATGATATTGTTGTATCTATGATTCCTCTTCCACCTTCGTCAGTACTTCCTGGACCAGCAGGTCCTATTAATTTTGGGCCTCCCTCGTATTCATGCATGACACCTTGgatgaaattagttttgtactcAAATGTGGCATGTGGACCCCTATCTGTTGTTCTGATGAAAGGACAATGTTTACGCTTACTTCCTGCCCCGCTGGCCGGTTGTGAGAAAGCCCTTTTGTGGTCTTGGGATGGTTCTACAATTGGAGGGTTGGGAGGCAAGTTTGAAGGAAATCTAGTGAAGGGAAGTGTACTTTTACATTGTTTAAATTCACTTCTGAAATATTCTGCTGTACTAGTGCAGCCCCTCAGTAGATATGACCTCGACGAATCTGGAAGAATCATCACCATGGATATTCCATTACCCTTAAAGAACTCTGATGGTTCAGTTGCTTGCATAGGGGAGGAATTGGAACTGAGTGAGAAGGAAAGTTCAAAACTGAATTCTCTCTTATGTGATATGGCAAACAAGATAGAGTTGTGGACAGTTGGCTATATTCGCTTATTGAAACTTTATAAAGAAAGAGATTCAGAACACTTTGCACCTGATGATGAGAAGTATGAATGGGTCCCATTGAGCGTCGAATTTGGAATGCCACTGTTTAGTCCGAAATTGTGCAATAACATTTGTAAAAGAGTGGTCTCGTCGCAATTACTTCAAAAAGATTTACTCACTGAGCATCATGATGCAATGCAAAGTTTAAGGAAAAGGTTGCGTGATGTTTGTGCAGAGTACCAAGCAACAGGTTCTGCTGCCAAACTTCTTTACCAAAAAGAGCAATCAAAGGACTTCTCACGACATCTCATGAATTATGCTAGTGGAAGGTGGAATCCACTTGTCGACCCATCGTCTCCCATTTCAGGAGCCTCGAGTGAGCATCAGAGACTAAAACTTGCTAACCGACATCGTTCCCGAGCTGAAGTTTTGAGCTTTGATGGAAGCATTCTAAG ATCATATGCTCTAGCTCCTGTTTATGAGGCTGCCACAAGGCCAGTTGAAGAAGCCCCTCCGGTGAGCACTACAaaagttgaggaagaagaagcagacaGCAGAGAAGTAGTCCTTCCTGGCGTTAATCTTGTTTTTGATGGCTCTGAGTTGCACCCCTTTGAGATAGGTGCTTGTCTACAGGCTCGTCAACCTGTCTCATTAATAGCAGAGGCAGCTGCTGCCTCAGCAACTCTGCAACAAAGTAGGGGTTCATGA
- the LOC126632678 gene encoding uncharacterized protein LOC126632678 isoform X2: MWKLNKSIAKELLPTQPVDFTIEPWWGICLVNFTLEEFKKLSEEETATIDKICKEEANSYILFDPDIIKGLHQRGLVYFDVPVYPDDRFKVSRLEGFVSNREQSYEDPIEELLYAVFVVSSEYATVAELATTLQADLSQLQAAASFACRLGWAVKVFDPASVLQDTSLPGSPRNSLSEEDTSGRSTSSANMFADGEASLQGDVSGTENSLHDRVAFVVDANITSYLMMGSVSPGLKSHAVTLYEAGKLGHTSITDLCKDLSTLEGTKFEGELQEFANHAFSLRCVLECLQSGGAATDVKTEEVCKNMDMMVSNNDAATLIADISDVTLTKKSEHLATHEVDVDDDISVKSGIPQEGSVLAEPATDRGSDEILIGTLSEDITSLTEVPKPDLNLQNNEKPIHAKGLDVGTEILKKKKKFRVDILRCESLASLATATLDRLFRRDYDIVVSMIPLPPSSVLPGPAGPINFGPPSYSCMTPWMKLVLYSNVACGPLSVVLMKGQCLRLLPAPLAGCEKALLWSWDGSTIGGLGGKFEGNLVKGSVLLHCLNSLLKYSAVLVQPLSRYDLDESGRIITMDIPLPLKNSDGSVACIGEELELSEKESSKLNSLLCDMANKIELWTVGYIRLLKLYKERDSEHFAPDDEKYEWVPLSVEFGMPLFSPKLCNNICKRVVSSQLLQKDLLTEHHDAMQSLRKRLRDVCAEYQATGSAAKLLYQKEQSKDFSRHLMNYASGRWNPLVDPSSPISGASSEHQRLKLANRHRSRAEVLSFDGSILRSYALAPVYEAATRPVEEAPPVSTTKVEEEEADSREVVLPGVNLVFDGSELHPFEIGACLQARQPVSLIAEAAAASATLQQSRGS; encoded by the exons ATGTGGAAGCTGAACAAGTCAATTGCAAAAGAACTTTTACCTACACAACCTGTGGATTTTACAATTGAACCGTGGTGGGGAATTTGTCTTGTGAATTTCACACTGGAAGAATTTAAG AAACTCTCGGAGGAGGAAACAGCAACAATAGATAAAATATGTAAAGAGGAAGCAAATTCATATATTCTCTTCGATCCAGATATTATTAAAGGTCTTCACCAACGAGGATTAGTATACTTTGATGTCCCTGTATATCCGGATGACCGTTTTAAAG TTTCCAGGCTCGAAGGATTTGTTTCGAACAGGGAGCAATCCTATGAAGATCCTATAGAGGA GTTACTATATGCAGTTTTTGTTGTTTCAAGCGAGTATGCAACTGTTGCTGAACTGGCAACAACATTACAGGCTGACCTTTCACAGCTGCAGGCTGCTGCATCTTTTGCATGTCGATTGGGATGGGCGGTAAAAGTATTTGATCCAGCATCTGTGCTTCAAGATACAAGTTTACCTGGATCTCCTAGAAACAGTCTCAGTGAAGAAGATACTTCTGGTCGTAGTACAAGCTCAGCAAATATGTTTGCTGATGGTGAAGCTAGTCTACAAGGAGATGTTTCGGGGACGGAAAACTCTTTGCATGATCGTGTTGCATTTGTTGTTGATGCGAACATAACATCCTATCTTATGATGGGGTCTGTCTCACCAg gCTTGAAATCGCATGCTGTGACACTGTATGAAGCAGGAAAGTTGGGTCATACTAGTATTACAGATCTTTGTAAGGATCTGAGTACGCTAGAGGGGACAAAATTTGAAGGAGAACTACAGGAATTTGCAAATCATGCATTTAGCCTCCGTTGTGTTTTGGAATGCCTTCAATCAGGAGGAGCTGCAACTGATGTGAAAACAGAAGAAGTTTGCAAGAACATGGATATGATGGTATCAAACAATGATGCGGCCACACTCATAGCTGACATATCTGATGTCACCTTGACTAAGAAATCAGAACACTTAGCTACACATGAAGTTGATGTCGATGATGATATTTCTGTGAAATCAGGAATACCTCAGGAAGGTTCTGTTTTGGCTGAACCTGCTACGGATAGAGGAAGTGATGAAATATTAATTGGTACATTATCAGAAGATATCACCAGCTTAACTGAAGTCCCTAAACCAGACTTGAATCTCCAGAATAATGAGAAACCGATACATGCTAAAGGGTTAGATGTTGGAACAGAaattttaaagaagaaaaagaaattccGAGTGGATATCCTTCGCTGTGAAAGCTTGGCGTCTCTTGCAACAGCAACGTTAGATCGGTTGTTTCGTCGTGACTATGATATTGTTGTATCTATGATTCCTCTTCCACCTTCGTCAGTACTTCCTGGACCAGCAGGTCCTATTAATTTTGGGCCTCCCTCGTATTCATGCATGACACCTTGgatgaaattagttttgtactcAAATGTGGCATGTGGACCCCTATCTGTTGTTCTGATGAAAGGACAATGTTTACGCTTACTTCCTGCCCCGCTGGCCGGTTGTGAGAAAGCCCTTTTGTGGTCTTGGGATGGTTCTACAATTGGAGGGTTGGGAGGCAAGTTTGAAGGAAATCTAGTGAAGGGAAGTGTACTTTTACATTGTTTAAATTCACTTCTGAAATATTCTGCTGTACTAGTGCAGCCCCTCAGTAGATATGACCTCGACGAATCTGGAAGAATCATCACCATGGATATTCCATTACCCTTAAAGAACTCTGATGGTTCAGTTGCTTGCATAGGGGAGGAATTGGAACTGAGTGAGAAGGAAAGTTCAAAACTGAATTCTCTCTTATGTGATATGGCAAACAAGATAGAGTTGTGGACAGTTGGCTATATTCGCTTATTGAAACTTTATAAAGAAAGAGATTCAGAACACTTTGCACCTGATGATGAGAAGTATGAATGGGTCCCATTGAGCGTCGAATTTGGAATGCCACTGTTTAGTCCGAAATTGTGCAATAACATTTGTAAAAGAGTGGTCTCGTCGCAATTACTTCAAAAAGATTTACTCACTGAGCATCATGATGCAATGCAAAGTTTAAGGAAAAGGTTGCGTGATGTTTGTGCAGAGTACCAAGCAACAGGTTCTGCTGCCAAACTTCTTTACCAAAAAGAGCAATCAAAGGACTTCTCACGACATCTCATGAATTATGCTAGTGGAAGGTGGAATCCACTTGTCGACCCATCGTCTCCCATTTCAGGAGCCTCGAGTGAGCATCAGAGACTAAAACTTGCTAACCGACATCGTTCCCGAGCTGAAGTTTTGAGCTTTGATGGAAGCATTCTAAG ATCATATGCTCTAGCTCCTGTTTATGAGGCTGCCACAAGGCCAGTTGAAGAAGCCCCTCCGGTGAGCACTACAaaagttgaggaagaagaagcagacaGCAGAGAAGTAGTCCTTCCTGGCGTTAATCTTGTTTTTGATGGCTCTGAGTTGCACCCCTTTGAGATAGGTGCTTGTCTACAGGCTCGTCAACCTGTCTCATTAATAGCAGAGGCAGCTGCTGCCTCAGCAACTCTGCAACAAAGTAGGGGTTCATGA